The Amycolatopsis mongoliensis genome includes a window with the following:
- the efeB gene encoding iron uptake transporter deferrochelatase/peroxidase subunit yields the protein MSEEGTRVSRRKLFGLAGAGVALAGAGAAAGIGIDKATSGNAEASVTTVDFHGEHQAGIVTPAQANLHFAALDVTTKDREKLRQLLKTWTDAARRMTAGQEVVPNGAVGSGDYAPPGDTGEALDLPASHLTLTIGFGPSLFDGRFGLAGKRPPQLIDLPLFPKDKLDPARGGGDLCIQACADDPQVAVHAVRNLVRLGFGVTEVRWSQLGFGRSSSTSREQQTPRNLFGFKDGTNNIKSEDTDFLRDQVWATAADGQAWMAGGSYLVARRIRMHIETWDRETLDGQQQIVGRTKGTGAPLGQTAEFDELDLDVGGAGGEPLIPADAHVRLASHQALNGVRILRRGYNFVDGSDGVGHLEAGLFFLAFNRDTRKQYVPMQQALSSKDAMMEYVQHTGSAHFAVPPGVSRTGYWGEGLFA from the coding sequence GTGAGCGAGGAGGGCACCCGCGTCTCCCGCCGGAAGCTCTTCGGCCTGGCGGGAGCGGGTGTCGCGCTCGCCGGGGCCGGGGCCGCGGCGGGCATCGGGATCGACAAGGCGACCAGTGGCAACGCCGAGGCGTCGGTGACCACCGTCGACTTCCACGGCGAGCACCAGGCCGGGATCGTCACGCCGGCCCAGGCGAACCTGCACTTCGCCGCCCTCGACGTCACCACGAAGGACCGCGAAAAGCTGCGGCAGCTGCTGAAGACGTGGACCGACGCGGCTCGCCGGATGACGGCCGGCCAGGAGGTCGTGCCGAACGGCGCGGTGGGCAGCGGCGACTACGCGCCGCCCGGCGACACCGGCGAGGCGCTGGACCTGCCGGCGTCGCACCTGACCCTGACCATCGGCTTCGGCCCCTCGCTGTTCGACGGCCGCTTCGGCCTCGCGGGGAAGCGGCCGCCGCAGCTGATCGACCTGCCGCTGTTCCCGAAGGACAAGCTCGACCCGGCCCGCGGCGGCGGCGACCTGTGCATCCAGGCCTGCGCGGACGACCCGCAGGTGGCGGTGCACGCGGTCCGCAACCTGGTGCGGCTCGGGTTCGGCGTCACCGAGGTCCGCTGGTCGCAGCTCGGCTTCGGCCGCAGCTCGTCGACGTCGCGCGAGCAGCAGACACCCCGGAACCTGTTCGGCTTCAAGGACGGCACCAACAACATCAAGTCCGAGGACACCGACTTCCTGCGCGACCAGGTCTGGGCCACGGCGGCCGACGGCCAGGCGTGGATGGCCGGCGGCTCGTACCTGGTGGCGCGCCGGATCCGGATGCACATCGAGACGTGGGACCGCGAAACCCTCGACGGCCAGCAGCAGATCGTCGGCCGCACGAAGGGCACCGGCGCCCCGCTGGGCCAGACCGCGGAGTTCGACGAGCTGGACCTCGACGTCGGCGGTGCGGGCGGCGAGCCCCTGATCCCGGCGGACGCGCACGTCCGGCTGGCCTCGCACCAGGCGCTGAACGGCGTGCGGATCCTGCGCCGCGGCTACAACTTCGTCGACGGCTCCGACGGCGTCGGCCACCTCGAGGCGGGGCTGTTCTTCCTGGCGTTCAACCGCGACACCCGCAAGCAGTACGTGCCGATGCAGCAGGCGCTGTCGTCGAAGGACGCGATGATGGAGTACGTCCAGCACACGGGTTCGGCGCACTTCGCGGTGCCGCCGGGCGTCTCGCGGACCGGTTACTGGGGCGAAGGCCTCTTCGCCTAG
- a CDS encoding ABC transporter ATP-binding protein, producing MRAVGAAEVAPTAYAWEIQAEGLKVRVGRRKMAVNGLDLSLGKGVHGLLGPNGAGKTTLIRALATVLRPAEGRLSLLGAPAGGHAGRRGLRRRIGYLPQNFGYYKRFTVREFVEYIAWLKEVSKEDIPGAVQRAIERVGLADRADDRMKTLSGGMVRRVGIAQAIVNDPDILLLDEPTAGLDPAQRVRFRELVQELGQDSCVLISTHLVEDVGTACSDVVLFAEGKLVFQGTPDELAAAGTAEHVGDSPIERGYSALLDHRPGQGAW from the coding sequence ATGCGTGCAGTCGGGGCCGCCGAGGTCGCGCCCACGGCCTACGCCTGGGAAATCCAGGCGGAAGGGCTGAAGGTGCGGGTGGGGCGGCGGAAAATGGCCGTGAACGGGCTGGACCTGTCACTCGGCAAGGGGGTGCACGGCTTGCTCGGGCCCAACGGCGCGGGCAAGACGACGCTGATCCGGGCGCTGGCGACGGTGCTCCGGCCGGCGGAAGGCAGGCTGTCGCTGCTCGGTGCGCCGGCCGGGGGGCACGCCGGGCGGCGCGGCCTGCGCCGGCGGATCGGCTACCTGCCGCAGAACTTCGGGTACTACAAGCGGTTCACCGTCCGGGAGTTCGTCGAGTACATCGCGTGGCTCAAGGAGGTGTCCAAAGAGGACATCCCCGGTGCGGTGCAGCGCGCGATCGAGCGGGTGGGGCTCGCCGACCGCGCGGACGACCGGATGAAGACGCTGTCGGGCGGCATGGTCCGGCGGGTCGGGATCGCGCAGGCGATCGTCAACGACCCGGACATCCTGCTGCTGGACGAGCCGACTGCCGGGCTCGACCCGGCGCAGCGCGTGCGGTTCCGCGAGCTGGTGCAGGAGCTCGGCCAGGACTCGTGCGTGCTGATCTCGACGCACTTGGTCGAGGACGTCGGGACGGCGTGCTCGGACGTCGTCCTGTTCGCCGAGGGCAAGCTGGTGTTCCAGGGGACACCGGACGAGCTGGCCGCGGCCGGCACCGCGGAGCACGTGGGGGACAGCCCGATCGAGCGCGGCTATTCGGCGCTTCTGGACCACCGGCCGGGCCAGGGGGCGTGGTGA
- a CDS encoding MazG family protein yields the protein MSTGVVVVVRGATLPAAALKLLRDATAVYAATDVDASVFGVPAVTEAPSLKDVVLLAGARDEPAASLLIATGAEVIETPVPPLVEAAEVMDRLRSPGGCPWDAAQTHESLRQYLVEETYELLDAIESGDREALREELGDVLLQVLFHARVAAEDAADPFGIDDVAAALVAKLVGRHPHVFAGGDSVHTVEHQNVKWEELKQQEKQRKSIVDGVALGQPAVALAGKLGQRSGRAGIPLDLFPAGPGAAAQLFRIAATARRAGVDAEGELRALAKQFANDVRAAEQAARDAGLEPTTLEADGWRKFWPSRPV from the coding sequence CGCCGCGGCGCTGAAGCTCCTGCGTGACGCCACCGCGGTGTACGCGGCCACGGACGTCGACGCGAGCGTGTTCGGGGTCCCGGCCGTGACCGAGGCGCCTTCGCTGAAGGACGTCGTGCTGCTCGCCGGGGCCCGGGACGAGCCCGCGGCGTCGCTGCTCATCGCGACCGGCGCGGAGGTCATCGAGACGCCGGTGCCGCCGCTGGTCGAGGCCGCCGAGGTGATGGACCGGCTCCGCTCGCCGGGCGGCTGCCCGTGGGACGCGGCCCAGACGCACGAATCGCTGCGGCAATACCTGGTCGAAGAGACCTACGAGCTGCTCGACGCCATCGAGTCGGGCGACCGCGAGGCGCTGCGCGAGGAGCTCGGCGACGTCCTGCTCCAGGTGCTCTTCCACGCGCGGGTCGCGGCCGAGGACGCCGCCGACCCGTTCGGCATCGACGACGTCGCCGCCGCGCTGGTCGCGAAACTGGTCGGCCGGCACCCGCACGTGTTCGCCGGCGGCGACTCGGTGCACACAGTCGAGCACCAGAACGTCAAGTGGGAAGAGCTGAAGCAGCAGGAGAAGCAGCGGAAGTCCATTGTGGACGGCGTGGCGCTCGGCCAGCCCGCGGTGGCGCTGGCCGGCAAGCTCGGGCAGCGTTCCGGGCGGGCGGGCATCCCGCTCGACCTCTTCCCGGCCGGCCCCGGTGCCGCCGCCCAGCTGTTCCGCATCGCCGCCACGGCGCGGCGCGCGGGCGTCGACGCCGAGGGCGAGCTCCGGGCGCTGGCGAAGCAGTTCGCGAACGACGTCCGGGCCGCCGAGCAGGCCGCGCGCGACGCCGGGCTGGAGCCGACGACCCTGGAGGCCGACGGCTGGCGGAAGTTCTGGCCCTCGCGTCCGGTGTGA
- a CDS encoding tetratricopeptide repeat protein produces the protein MTDAAAASQPPEESRFHAFRQAEDLVGRRRPLDALKALQPLLESEEDKPSVHLLAGRAYFHSAQLRRAEQAFTRVLELDPTDHYARFILGRTLQRLGRFVEALAQMRMASAMNPVPEYLEAISEVKAHIALREL, from the coding sequence ATGACGGACGCCGCAGCTGCTTCGCAGCCTCCCGAGGAGTCGCGGTTCCATGCCTTCCGCCAGGCCGAGGATCTGGTGGGCCGCCGCCGTCCGCTGGACGCACTGAAGGCGTTGCAGCCCTTGCTGGAATCCGAAGAGGACAAGCCGTCGGTCCACCTCCTGGCCGGGCGCGCGTACTTCCACTCCGCGCAGCTGCGGCGCGCCGAGCAGGCGTTCACCCGGGTGCTGGAACTGGACCCGACGGACCACTACGCCCGGTTCATCCTCGGCCGGACCCTGCAGCGCCTCGGCCGGTTCGTCGAGGCGCTGGCCCAGATGCGGATGGCGTCGGCGATGAACCCGGTGCCGGAGTACCTCGAGGCGATCAGCGAAGTCAAGGCGCACATCGCCCTGCGCGAGCTGTGA
- a CDS encoding GDSL-type esterase/lipase family protein, whose product MITTPLTADLVRGALELEETPRGLVAHRLPARARAQNTDPRLAMADTQPAGVRLRFRTTAAVIELETLPTKIEYPGAPPRPDGVYDLLVDGKLTAQATAPGGVRFPGLPGHLKDVEIWLPHNEITELVALRTDAPVVPAPPPGRVWLHHGSSISQGSNAVSPSTTWAALTAVSAGVELVNLGFSGNAMLDPFTARALRDTPADLVSVKIGINIVNADLMRLRAFGPAVHGFLDTVREGRPSAPLLVVSPLYCPIHERTPGPGDFDHEALASGVVRFRATGDPAEVAAGKLTLEVVRAELARIVAQRQDPHLHYLDGLALYGPADHAEFPLPDELHPDAPAHRRIASRFTELAFGGPFA is encoded by the coding sequence GTGATCACCACCCCGCTGACCGCCGACCTGGTGCGCGGCGCCCTCGAACTCGAAGAAACCCCGCGTGGCCTGGTGGCGCACCGGCTGCCCGCCCGCGCGCGGGCGCAGAACACCGATCCACGGCTCGCGATGGCCGACACGCAGCCCGCCGGGGTCCGCCTGCGGTTCCGCACGACGGCCGCCGTCATCGAACTGGAGACGCTGCCGACCAAGATCGAGTACCCGGGCGCACCGCCGCGTCCGGATGGCGTGTACGACCTGCTCGTGGACGGCAAGCTCACCGCACAGGCGACCGCGCCCGGCGGCGTGCGGTTCCCCGGCTTGCCCGGGCACCTCAAGGACGTCGAGATCTGGTTGCCGCACAACGAAATCACGGAACTGGTCGCGCTGCGGACGGACGCGCCGGTCGTCCCCGCCCCGCCGCCCGGCCGGGTGTGGCTGCACCACGGCAGTTCGATCAGCCAGGGCTCGAACGCGGTCAGCCCGTCGACGACGTGGGCCGCGCTGACCGCGGTTTCGGCCGGGGTCGAGCTGGTCAACCTGGGGTTCAGCGGCAACGCGATGCTGGACCCGTTCACCGCCCGCGCGCTGCGGGACACCCCGGCCGACCTGGTCAGCGTCAAGATCGGCATCAACATCGTCAACGCCGACCTGATGCGCCTGCGCGCGTTCGGCCCGGCCGTGCACGGGTTCCTGGACACGGTCCGCGAGGGTCGCCCGTCGGCGCCGCTCCTGGTCGTCTCGCCGCTGTACTGCCCGATCCACGAGCGGACGCCCGGCCCCGGCGACTTCGACCACGAAGCACTGGCTTCGGGCGTGGTGCGGTTCCGGGCCACCGGCGACCCGGCCGAGGTCGCGGCCGGGAAGCTGACGCTGGAGGTGGTCCGCGCCGAGCTGGCGCGCATCGTCGCGCAGCGGCAGGACCCTCATCTGCACTACCTGGACGGGCTTGCGCTGTACGGGCCCGCCGACCACGCCGAGTTCCCGCTACCGGACGAGCTGCACCCGGACGCGCCCGCGCACCGCCGGATCGCCTCGCGCTTCACGGAACTGGCCTTCGGCGGCCCGTTCGCTTGA
- a CDS encoding PPOX class F420-dependent oxidoreductase yields the protein MFTEAELAYLEAQPLGRLATRQPNGTLQVNPVGFRYNPDEKTIDVTGHNLRHSKKFRNLAADDHVAFVVDDLPSTNPWRVRCLEIRGRAEALTEVNLPDNHFDDAVIRIHPSRILAFGVEDWDREPLELETNIRDV from the coding sequence ATGTTCACCGAAGCAGAGCTCGCCTACCTCGAGGCCCAGCCGCTGGGCCGGCTCGCCACCCGGCAGCCGAACGGAACGCTGCAGGTCAACCCGGTCGGCTTCCGGTACAACCCGGACGAGAAGACCATCGACGTCACCGGGCACAACCTGCGCCACAGCAAGAAGTTCCGCAACCTGGCGGCCGACGACCACGTCGCGTTCGTCGTCGACGACCTGCCGTCCACGAACCCGTGGCGGGTGCGCTGCCTGGAGATCCGCGGCCGCGCGGAGGCGCTGACCGAGGTGAACCTCCCGGACAACCACTTCGACGACGCCGTGATCCGGATCCACCCTTCGCGGATCCTCGCGTTCGGCGTGGAGGACTGGGACCGGGAGCCACTCGAGCTGGAGACGAACATCCGCGACGTGTGA
- the efeU gene encoding iron uptake transporter permease EfeU, whose protein sequence is MLFSSALIGLREGLEAALVVSILVAFLVKTDRRHALRWVWPGVGAAVLLSVAVGAVLTYTTAQLSFEHQELLGGSLSIVAVVFVTAMIFWMRKAAKSIAAELRGKMDDALDVGPLAVLLLSFLAVGREGLETAVFFYSTVQAAQSDTVQPLIGFAVGIAAAVILAYLLYKGAVRFNLTKFFTITGVLLVFVAAGVLGYGLHDLQEAAFLPGIGTLAFDASATVPETSWYGALLKGIFNYSQQTTLLQAIAWVAYVVIVLPLFLKPSKTAPAPAAAAASKE, encoded by the coding sequence GTGTTGTTCTCGAGCGCGCTGATCGGGCTGCGCGAAGGCCTGGAAGCCGCACTGGTCGTCAGCATCCTGGTGGCGTTCCTGGTCAAGACCGACCGGCGCCACGCGCTGCGCTGGGTGTGGCCGGGCGTCGGCGCCGCGGTGCTGCTGTCGGTCGCCGTCGGCGCGGTCCTGACCTACACGACGGCCCAGCTGTCGTTCGAGCACCAGGAGCTGCTCGGCGGGAGCCTGTCGATCGTCGCGGTCGTGTTCGTCACCGCGATGATCTTCTGGATGCGTAAGGCGGCCAAGAGCATCGCCGCCGAGCTGCGCGGGAAGATGGACGACGCGCTGGACGTCGGCCCCCTGGCCGTGCTGCTGCTGTCGTTCCTCGCGGTCGGCCGCGAAGGACTCGAGACCGCGGTGTTCTTCTACTCCACCGTCCAGGCCGCGCAGTCGGACACCGTGCAGCCGCTGATCGGCTTCGCCGTCGGCATCGCGGCGGCGGTGATCCTGGCCTACCTGCTCTACAAGGGCGCCGTCCGGTTCAACCTGACGAAGTTCTTCACGATCACCGGCGTCCTGCTCGTGTTCGTCGCCGCGGGCGTGCTCGGCTACGGCCTGCACGACCTGCAGGAGGCCGCGTTCCTGCCGGGCATCGGCACCCTGGCGTTCGACGCCTCGGCGACGGTGCCCGAGACGTCCTGGTACGGCGCCCTGCTCAAGGGCATCTTCAACTACTCGCAGCAGACGACCTTGCTGCAGGCCATCGCGTGGGTCGCCTACGTCGTCATCGTGCTGCCCCTCTTCCTCAAGCCCAGCAAGACCGCGCCGGCGCCCGCCGCCGCGGCCGCCTCGAAGGAGTGA
- a CDS encoding VOC family protein: MSSPYRGLAPYLYYSDATAALAWLTRVFGFTEEVRFCDGAGEVFQATLRAGDARIQIAGVGPDYWQAKGVDGPVGQLNILYVDDVDEAYARIGAALGDEGELEPPQDQPYGARVFTVADLGGNSWTFWQQTSETVELPPGWQAVRTDE, translated from the coding sequence ATGAGCAGCCCGTACCGGGGCCTGGCGCCCTACCTGTACTACTCCGACGCCACGGCGGCGCTCGCCTGGCTGACCAGGGTCTTCGGGTTCACCGAGGAGGTCCGGTTCTGCGACGGGGCCGGCGAGGTCTTCCAGGCGACGCTGCGCGCGGGCGACGCGCGGATCCAGATCGCCGGCGTCGGGCCGGACTACTGGCAGGCCAAGGGCGTCGACGGGCCGGTCGGCCAGCTCAACATCCTCTACGTCGACGACGTCGACGAGGCCTACGCGCGGATCGGGGCGGCGCTCGGCGACGAGGGCGAGCTCGAGCCGCCGCAGGACCAGCCCTACGGCGCCCGGGTGTTCACCGTCGCCGACCTCGGCGGCAACAGCTGGACGTTCTGGCAGCAGACGTCCGAGACCGTGGAGCTGCCTCCGGGCTGGCAGGCGGTCCGCACTGACGAGTGA
- a CDS encoding lysozyme family protein has product MLTGVVLVVTIGIRNPAAPAAAPPPPRPALPIPEQRPQPGAESPRAGLAAPVDRPAVSDQAELDAWATRVADKTHLPARVLAAYGRAEMWMQRQKPTCHLSWATPAGIGRVEAGRGNFDLSAIGADGRVAKPVVGPPLNGSAGVPAVHDTDGGKLDGDKTWDHAIGPLQFLPSTWKKYQERANGDGGTPDPQNVDDAAFTAARYLCSGGDDLGTPAGWWRAILFYNAGVAYGQDVFSAADAYAEASVAP; this is encoded by the coding sequence GTGCTCACCGGCGTGGTCCTGGTCGTCACGATCGGTATCCGGAACCCGGCCGCCCCCGCCGCCGCGCCCCCGCCGCCGCGGCCGGCGCTGCCCATCCCGGAGCAGCGCCCGCAGCCCGGCGCCGAGTCGCCGCGTGCCGGGCTCGCCGCCCCGGTCGACCGGCCGGCGGTGTCCGACCAGGCCGAGCTGGACGCGTGGGCGACCCGCGTCGCGGACAAGACGCACCTCCCGGCGCGCGTGCTCGCCGCGTACGGCCGGGCGGAGATGTGGATGCAGCGGCAGAAGCCGACGTGCCACCTCTCGTGGGCGACGCCGGCGGGCATCGGCCGGGTCGAGGCCGGGCGCGGGAACTTCGACCTCTCGGCGATCGGCGCGGACGGCCGGGTCGCGAAGCCGGTGGTCGGCCCACCGCTGAACGGCTCGGCGGGCGTCCCCGCCGTGCACGACACCGACGGCGGCAAGCTCGACGGCGACAAGACGTGGGACCACGCGATCGGCCCGCTGCAGTTCCTGCCGTCGACGTGGAAGAAGTACCAGGAGCGGGCCAACGGCGACGGCGGCACGCCGGACCCCCAGAACGTGGACGACGCGGCCTTCACGGCGGCGCGCTACCTGTGCTCGGGCGGCGACGACCTGGGCACGCCGGCGGGCTGGTGGCGCGCGATCCTGTTCTACAACGCCGGAGTCGCGTACGGCCAGGACGTCTTCAGCGCGGCGGACGCCTACGCGGAGGCGAGCGTCGCGCCGTGA
- a CDS encoding zf-HC2 domain-containing protein has product MTHASDELIAEYVAGYGLPADRLWGLEAHLETCRACRARLADVAPVQPVVDLVWNRLGVEIELSGVPFHGQPVRPRARYRSRRRWLDTWVTPVMLPWLGMIVLVTLLAALLDHFGESVLKVTAVQLLAPVLPVLGVAASWARGLDPAYEVVVATPRAGLYLIARRTLAVLLVVLPVLGVAGWLTGTALALWLLPSLAFTTGTLALGGLIGVTRAAYVLIAVWVAGLLLPTVAAHEQTFALSTGALPVWAVIFALTSVVVALHKGAFTRLGARN; this is encoded by the coding sequence ATGACCCATGCGTCGGACGAGCTCATCGCCGAGTACGTGGCGGGCTACGGCCTCCCGGCCGACCGGCTGTGGGGCCTCGAAGCGCACCTGGAGACGTGCCGGGCGTGCCGGGCGCGGCTCGCCGACGTGGCGCCCGTCCAGCCGGTGGTGGACCTCGTCTGGAACCGGCTCGGCGTCGAAATCGAGCTGTCGGGCGTCCCGTTCCACGGGCAGCCCGTGCGACCCCGGGCCCGCTATCGGAGCCGGCGGCGGTGGCTCGACACGTGGGTCACCCCGGTGATGCTGCCGTGGCTGGGGATGATCGTGCTGGTCACGCTGCTCGCGGCGCTGCTCGACCACTTCGGGGAGTCGGTGCTGAAGGTGACGGCGGTGCAGCTGCTCGCGCCGGTGCTGCCGGTGCTCGGCGTCGCCGCGTCGTGGGCGCGGGGGCTTGATCCGGCGTACGAAGTCGTCGTCGCGACGCCGCGGGCCGGGCTGTACCTGATCGCGCGGCGGACGCTGGCCGTGCTCCTGGTCGTCCTGCCGGTGCTCGGGGTCGCCGGGTGGCTGACCGGCACGGCCCTCGCGCTCTGGCTGCTGCCGAGCCTGGCCTTCACCACGGGGACGCTCGCGCTGGGTGGGCTGATCGGCGTTACCCGGGCGGCGTACGTGCTGATCGCGGTGTGGGTCGCGGGACTGCTGCTGCCCACCGTGGCGGCCCACGAACAAACGTTTGCGCTCAGCACCGGCGCGTTGCCGGTGTGGGCGGTGATCTTCGCGCTGACGTCGGTGGTCGTCGCCCTGCACAAGGGCGCGTTCACCCGGCTCGGCGCGCGCAACTAG
- a CDS encoding RNA polymerase sigma factor, producing the protein MRKLPLEDADEEHLVRRTAKGDRAAFEELYRRTSPWLAVRLRRRCADEQVVAEVMQETYLAVWRAAGSFAGAATGGTAVGWLWTIAARRLVDAFRRRAHHAEVPAEVALDAAPVPAAEDVALAAAMGDEVGDALRDLAPELRQVLQAMVLDGLTVRETAVLLGLPEGTVKTRARRARFAMREALS; encoded by the coding sequence GTGAGGAAGCTGCCACTGGAGGACGCCGACGAGGAGCACCTCGTCCGGCGCACCGCCAAGGGCGACCGTGCGGCGTTCGAGGAGCTCTACCGCCGCACGTCGCCCTGGCTCGCCGTGCGCCTGCGCCGCCGGTGCGCGGACGAGCAGGTCGTCGCCGAGGTCATGCAGGAGACGTACCTGGCCGTGTGGCGCGCGGCGGGCTCGTTCGCGGGGGCGGCGACCGGCGGCACCGCGGTCGGCTGGCTGTGGACGATCGCGGCGCGCCGGCTGGTCGACGCGTTCCGGCGCCGGGCGCACCACGCCGAGGTGCCGGCGGAAGTGGCTCTCGACGCCGCGCCCGTGCCGGCGGCGGAGGACGTGGCCCTGGCGGCGGCGATGGGGGACGAGGTCGGCGACGCGCTGCGCGACCTCGCCCCGGAGCTGCGGCAGGTGCTGCAGGCGATGGTGCTCGACGGGCTGACCGTCCGGGAGACCGCCGTCCTGCTCGGGCTGCCGGAAGGAACCGTCAAGACCCGCGCGCGGCGGGCGCGGTTCGCGATGCGGGAGGCACTGTCATGA
- a CDS encoding KTSC domain-containing protein has translation MHRQAVSSSTIASIGYDREEHVLEIEFVNESVYRYRLVPESVHRALMGAPSLGRFFNSRIRDRYPTEQVD, from the coding sequence ATGCACCGGCAAGCCGTCAGCTCCTCGACGATCGCGTCGATCGGTTACGACCGCGAGGAGCACGTCCTGGAGATCGAGTTCGTGAACGAGAGCGTCTACCGCTACCGGCTGGTGCCGGAGTCCGTGCACCGGGCGCTGATGGGCGCGCCGAGCCTCGGCCGGTTCTTCAACTCGCGCATCCGCGACCGGTACCCGACGGAACAGGTGGACTAG
- the efeO gene encoding iron uptake system protein EfeO: protein MSVRKSPRTPLAVVAGAAALVALTACDSQGSTGNETAAAGGPIKVEATDTACTVSATTAGAGNVTFEITNKGTKVTEFYLYAEGDRIVGEVENIAPGLNRRLIVEVADAGKYQTACKPGMAGDGIRGEFTVTGGAAKQGDANAQKAQATKSYAGYVANNTAALEEETGKFVDLVKAGKVDEAKAAYARTRTYYERIEPVAEKFGDLDPAIDVREADLEPGQQFTGFHRLEKDLFVSGLQADSPQIADKLLTDVKDLVAKSKTFELTALDLANGAKGLLDEVATGKITGEEETFSHTDLWDFQANVDGSKGAITSLRPLLQERDAALVSTLDKEFANVQGLLDKTRAGEGFKLYNELSQDQVKEFASAVDALSEPLSKVAEVVSK, encoded by the coding sequence GTGAGCGTGCGCAAGTCCCCCCGAACTCCACTGGCCGTGGTGGCCGGTGCCGCCGCCCTGGTGGCACTGACCGCGTGCGACAGCCAGGGCAGCACCGGGAACGAGACCGCCGCGGCCGGTGGCCCGATCAAGGTCGAGGCGACCGACACCGCGTGCACCGTCTCCGCCACCACCGCGGGCGCGGGCAACGTGACCTTCGAGATCACCAACAAGGGCACCAAGGTCACCGAGTTCTACCTCTACGCCGAGGGCGACCGGATCGTGGGCGAGGTCGAGAACATCGCGCCCGGGCTGAACCGGCGGCTGATCGTCGAGGTCGCCGACGCCGGCAAGTACCAGACCGCCTGCAAGCCGGGCATGGCGGGCGACGGCATCCGGGGCGAGTTCACCGTCACCGGCGGCGCGGCGAAGCAGGGCGACGCCAACGCGCAGAAGGCCCAGGCCACCAAGAGCTACGCCGGCTACGTCGCGAACAACACCGCCGCGCTCGAGGAGGAGACGGGCAAGTTCGTCGACCTCGTGAAGGCGGGCAAGGTCGACGAGGCGAAGGCCGCGTACGCGCGCACCCGCACCTACTACGAGCGGATCGAGCCGGTGGCCGAGAAGTTCGGCGACCTGGACCCGGCCATCGACGTCCGCGAGGCCGACCTCGAGCCGGGTCAGCAGTTCACCGGCTTCCACCGGCTGGAGAAGGACCTCTTCGTGTCCGGCCTGCAGGCCGACAGCCCGCAGATCGCGGACAAGCTGCTGACCGACGTCAAGGACCTGGTCGCGAAGTCGAAGACGTTCGAGCTGACCGCACTCGACCTCGCGAACGGCGCGAAGGGCCTGCTCGACGAGGTCGCAACCGGCAAGATCACCGGCGAGGAGGAGACCTTCTCGCACACCGACCTCTGGGACTTCCAGGCCAACGTGGACGGTTCGAAGGGCGCGATCACCTCGCTGCGCCCGCTGCTGCAGGAACGCGACGCGGCCCTGGTGTCCACTTTGGACAAGGAGTTCGCGAACGTGCAGGGCCTGCTCGACAAGACGCGCGCCGGTGAGGGCTTCAAGCTGTACAACGAGCTTTCCCAGGACCAGGTCAAGGAGTTCGCCTCGGCCGTCGACGCGCTGAGCGAGCCGCTGAGCAAGGTTGCGGAGGTCGTGTCCAAGTGA
- a CDS encoding TetR/AcrR family transcriptional regulator, whose translation MARAGVTTERLVRAGAELADEIGFDRVTPSELARRFDVKVASLYSHVRNAHDLRTRIALLALDELADRAAAALAGRAGREALVAFAGVYRDYAREHPGRFAAAQLRLDPETAAASAGVRHAQLMRAILRGYDLTGPDQTHAVRLLGSFFRGFVALEADGGFDHSPPASADSWTRLLDVLDSLLRDWPRP comes from the coding sequence ATGGCACGCGCCGGGGTGACGACCGAGCGGCTGGTCCGCGCGGGCGCCGAGCTGGCCGACGAAATCGGGTTCGACCGGGTGACGCCGTCGGAGCTGGCGCGGCGGTTCGACGTCAAGGTCGCCAGCCTGTATTCGCACGTCAGGAACGCACACGACCTGCGGACGCGGATCGCGCTGCTGGCACTGGACGAGCTCGCCGACCGGGCCGCCGCCGCGCTGGCCGGCCGTGCGGGGCGGGAAGCGCTGGTCGCGTTCGCCGGCGTCTACCGCGACTACGCCCGCGAGCACCCCGGCCGGTTCGCCGCGGCGCAGCTGCGGCTCGACCCGGAGACCGCGGCGGCGAGCGCGGGCGTGCGGCACGCGCAGCTGATGCGCGCGATCCTGCGGGGCTACGACCTGACCGGGCCGGACCAGACGCACGCCGTCCGGCTGCTCGGCAGCTTCTTCCGCGGGTTCGTCGCCCTCGAAGCCGACGGCGGTTTCGACCACAGCCCGCCCGCGTCCGCGGACAGCTGGACCCGCCTCCTCGACGTCCTCGATTCCCTACTCCGCGATTGGCCACGACCGTGA